The following DNA comes from Pirellulales bacterium.
GCCGTTGCGTGCCGCGACTGCGGGGAAGTAGGAGCCGTGCGCCTGACTGTAGTTGGTCACGCCGGCGCCGATCATGCGCAGGTTGTTCTGGCACATGGCCAATTGCGCCTGGAAGCGGCTATGGCTGACGGCGGGGAAGAAGAGCATCGAGGCGGCGATCATGATGCCGGCGGCGACCATGAAGTCTTGCACGCTCCACCCCATGCGCGTGCTGACCGTTTCGACACGGGATTCGACCGTGACGCGGGCATGGATCTGGATCTGCTCGCAGGTGCGCAGCGCCAGCCCCGGCGGGGGCTCGTGGTGGTCTTCTTCTTCCGACAGCGGTGCGAGCGCTTCGCTCAGCACCTCGAGTTCGCGTTGGAGCTGCGGGTTGCGCCGCAGCTCCTCTTCTAGTCGTTCGACTTCGTCCGGCTCTAGCGACCCAAGCAGGTAGCCAAGTAGCTCGTCGCGCATGGCACCAATTCCCTTAATTTATTCTGGCGGGGCAGAAGCTCGCCCCGTCGGCAGGAGGCCGCGATCGTCGCGCGCCTCGTACGTGGCCATTACGGGTGGAATTCTCCCGAGGGCTGCGTGTTGTGCCAGGCCTCGTTGAGCTTCAAGATGGCGGTGTGCAACCGGCTCTTGACGGTCCCGACGGGCACGGCCAGCACTTCGGCCGCCTCGCGATACTTCATGCCTTGGTAGTAGATCAGGGTGATGGCCGCCCGCAAAGGCTCGGGCAGCGTGGCGATGGTCTGACGGACCCAATTGCGGCGCTCGGCCCCCTCGAGCTGCGCCACGGGTCCCGGCTCGCCACCGACCAACAGTTCGAGCAATGCCCCTACGTCGTCGTCCTTGCCTTGCCCGTTGCGGCGATCCAAGCTCACCATGCGGTGACGCTTGTTGCGCCGTTGGGCGTCGATAGCTTGATTCGTTGCGATCGTATAGAGCCACGGCCGGAACTTCCGATCGGTTTCGTACTTATCGCACTTCAGGTGGAGTTGCAGGAACGTGGATTGGAACACGTCTTCGGCCATCTCCGCGTCGTCCAGATAGCGACGCAGGTAGCTGTACAGCTCGCGTTCGTACCGGTGGACCAACTCGTCGAAGGCCGCGCGATCGCCGGTGTCCCGATAGCGCACGATCAGCGCTTCGTCGGTCTCATCCGCGAACGATCGTCGCCCAGGGGCGACTTGATTCGGTTTCGACATAGGCTTGATGGTCTTGTTCATGGTTCTTACGTGTCCGACCGGCTGATGGTTCGTGCGGCAAAGGATTCGATGAGATGTGAACCGCAAGTTCCCCCCGGCGGTCGTGACGTGTCGCCTCTCTACGACAAGAAGATGATGACGTGAAGGGTAGACAAACCGTTGTCTGAGTGGCCTCGGCTGGGCCGTTTGTTCCGTCTTTCCGTGCCAATTTGACAGTCTGACTCGATAGCTCGTAGACTCTGGACGGCATAATCCGCAACTCGCGTGCCAGAAGTCAGGAATCCGCTGTTGAACCGCTACCGCTGGGCCACTGCTGGCGACGTTAACGCCTTTTTTGGCTTGATGTTAGATAATACCGCGGCGCTGCTGCTCATGGTCGGGCTGCTGGGTGGCGCATTCGGATTCCCTGAAAGTTTTGCTCTTCGTTACATGATCCCGGGAACCGCGCTAGGCGTCCTCGTCGGCGACCTGCTCTTCACCTGGATGGCCTTCCGGCTGGCACGCCGCTCTGGTCGTAACGACATAACCGCCATGCCTTTAGGTATCGATACGCCAAGCACCTTTGGCATGGTGTTCTTCGTTCTCGGGCCTGCCTATCTTGCCGGAAAAGCCACCGGACTTGCCGAACAAGACGCTGCCATCTACGCCTGGCGAATCGGCATGTGCGCGATTATTACCAGCGGGGTCTTCAAACTGGCCTGCTCGCTAGCGGCCCATTGGATGCGGCAAGTCGTTCCCAGGGCAGGACTTCTGGGTTCGCTGGCCGCTATCGCCCTGGTGCTGATCAGCTTTTTACCGCTACTCGAGGTGGCCCGGGTTCCCGTGGTGGGATTCCTGTCGCTTGCCCTGATTTTGGCCACGCTGGTAAGTCGCTTGTCACTGCCCGGCCGGATACCCGGGGCCTTGGGGGCGGTTCTGGTGGGCACGACGGTCTACTACCTGATGACCTGGACCGGCACGCTGGGGGCCGCCTCCATCGATCAGACCATTCAGACCCAGATCGGGTTCGTGCTCCCCCTACCCACGCTCGAATGGTGGGAGGTGTTCCGCGATTCGCTGGTCTACCTGCCGATCGTGATCCCCTTTGCCCTGGCCACGGTTGTGGGAGGCATCGACTGCACGGAGAGCGCCGCCGCCGTGGGTGACGAGTACAACACGGGGCACGTCGTGGCGGTTGAGGCGGTGGCCACCCTGGTGGCCGGACTATGTGGCGGCGTGATTCAGACGACCCCCTACATCGGGCATCCGGCGTACAAGGCGATGGGGGGGCGCGCCGCCTATACGCTGGCCACCGCGCTCTTCATTGGCGGTGCGGGAATCTTTGGCTACTTCGCTTACCTGTACCTCTTTATCCCCAAGGCGGCGATTCTGCCGATCCTGGTCTTCATCGGGCTCGAAATCTCCTCGCAGAGCTTTCATGCCACGCCGACGCGCCACTATCCGGCGGTCGTCTTCGGCTGCGTGCCCGCCCTGGCTTACCTGGTGATGATCTACGCCGATCGGCTGCTCGGTATTCTCGCGCAGTCGGGGACGACGCTCGATACCCTCGAAGCGGGACTGGCCAGCGAGCTGCAAACGATGCGCATGCTCTCGGCCGGCTTCATCGTGACGAGCCTGCTCTGGGCCTCGACGCTGGTGGCGATGATCGATCGCCGTTTGAAACAGGCCGCGGCCTATCTGGCCGTCGCCGCCGTGGCAAGCCTGTTCGGCGTCATTCATTCGCCCCTGCCGGGTGGCTCGATGGTGCTACCCTGGGCGCTGCCCGAGTTGCCCAAAGCGGCCGCGGGGCAGACGCCGTTCTATCTGGCCGCGGCCTACGCGCTGACGGCGGCGATGCTCTTCGGCTGGGGCATGTGGCGACCCGAAGACGCCAACGGCAATGGCGATTCCGCCGATGAAGGACATCATCACGCCCCCCGTGCGGAGTCATCTGCGTGAATCTGCGTCCGTCTGCGGATCGAGTGCTGCGGCATTCGAGTTGATCCGCAGAGACACGCAGATAAACGCAGATGGGTAAATCGTCTGAATAGCACTTCACGTTGTGTCGTCGTGGTCGATCTCAAATGGTTTGCAACTACGACGGCACGACGGATCTGATCGAACACAGGTGCTCCGCCTACCCCAAGTGCTGCCGAAGATGCGCGACGGCTTAGCGGTCCGCTTTCGGCTTCTCTTCCACGGGGGGCGGATCCTGTCGCGGGGGCGTGCGGTGCTGCAAAAAGGGGAGGTTGATGCCCAGCTTGGCAAGCGAGGCCAGCAGCACGCCCGTGAAGAAGACCTCGTCGAGGTTACCGACGAAGGGGAGATTGTCCGGGATCTCGAAGAAGCCCATCGAGATGTTCGACAGGTAGACGAGCGAGACGATCACACCAAAAACGGCCAGGCCAATCGAACCGCAACCACGCTCTTCGGCCATCCAAGAGACTCCGACTGGGGATGTAACGATCCAATTGCTATTCGCAATTATACGACCGTTCTTGGTGCCGTAGGGGAGGAAGTCTCTCGACTGCATGGCACCGGTGAGCTTCATCGCACCCAGCCGGCTCGTTCCTTGGGCCACACGATCAGCCAGGCGCGGCCGATGATCCGCTCCGCCGGCACCGGGCCATTAAAGCGGCTGTCCTCCGAGTCTTTCAGGTCGTCTCCCAGCACGTAGTACCCGTCGCCACACGGCACCGGCTTGCCGTAGCGCAGGTACTTCTGATCGATCACGGGGGGCACTTCCACACGCTGGCCGTCGATCAAGAGTTCGCGGTCGGCCAGCATCTGCACCGACTCGCCCGGCAGCCCGACGACTCGCTTCATCCGCCGCTCGCCCGACTTGTCGCGAAAGGTGATCACCTCCCAGCGCCGTGGCGTGCAGAACCAGCCACTCAGCTTTTCGGTGAGGACGCGATCGCCGTCGTCGAGGCTCGTCCCTTCGAGCGTGGGGGACATCGACGGCGAGACGATCGCCGAGTAGTCGAACGACAACCAACTGACGAGCACGATGCCGCCAAAGGTGGCCAGCACGTGCTCGCACCAGCGCAGCGCGCAAAGGAACCAACGCGGGTCGCGCGCCGGCTGATGCGCATGGATGGAGTGTTCGCTCGCACGACGCAACATGGCTACGTTATTCGTGCGTGCGATCGGCGACTGCGGCTTCAGCGGCCGCGTCGATTTCGAGCAGACGTGCCTGCCGCTCGAGTTGCGCGGAGTGCGTCGCACCGTTCGTCGGACGACTGTTCGCCAAGAGCAGGAATGCCGCGCCGCCGGCCACGACACAACTCAAGGCCAGCAGCCCAAAATCACCCAGCCGCGATGGGCGCCGCTCGTCAAGCCGCAGTTGGGCCGGATCGACGGGCAGATCTTGCGAATCGTCGCGTGGTACTTCGGGAAGTTCATACTTGGCCATGCCTCGACCCTCTTTCTCTGAAAAAGTTCCGGACGGAGGTGCGTCTAGCCAGCGCGGATGTGTTCCGACACCGCGCAAGCACGGCAAGCGAAAGAATCGAACAGATAGTGACAGGTGCGCGAACGGCGAAGGGAGATGTGACGACTTCGATTATCCGCCGCGTGTGAAACCGCCGCAAGCTTTTGTTCCCGCGAATATTCGTTTGGTTGCAAACGATCTGTCGCGCCGCCACACTGCGGCGTCGATGGCCGCGCTACGCACGAACACGTTCTACGTTTGATGGACAGGTCGCTTCATGCTTGTTGCCCTCTCGCGCCCGCGCGTGCTGATCGTCGCCCTGCTGATGGCGTTCACCTTCTCGGGGCACTTCAATCGCGTGAGCATGTCGGTGGCGGGCACCGAGCGGCTGATGGACGAGTATCGGCTGAGTGAGACCCAGATGGGATCGGTCTACTCGGCCTATCTCGTGCTCTACACGCTGGCGATGATTCCCGGCGGATGGCTGATCGACCGTATCGGCGCCAAGCGGGCGTTGGGGGGCATGGCGGTCGCCTCGGCCCTGTTGATCGTGCTGACGGGCAGCATCGGCTGGTTGTCGCTCGGGGCGATGGTTCTGCCGGTGTTGTGGGTCGTGCGCGGCACGATGGGGCTGGTGAGCGCGCCGCTGCATCCCGGTTGCGCGCGGGCCGTGTCGCTGTGGATGCCACCGGAAAGCCGCGCGACGGCCAACGGTCTCGTCACGGCGGCGGCGCTCGTCGGCATCGCGGCGACCTACTACGTCTTCGGATCGATGATGGACGTGCTCGACTGGCCGGCGGCCTTCGTCGTGTGTGGCGTTTTGACGGGCGTGCTGGGTGTGGTGTGGCTGATGGTGGCCTCCGATGGTCCGTCCGCGCGCGAGGAAGCGCCATCGGTTGATACGTTGTCGGCCGCGGCACAGACGATCGCCGTGCCGCCGCTCGAGCCCTCGCCCGCCTGGTACGCGCTATTGCGCAACCGCAGCCTGCTCTTGCTCACCGGCAGTTACGCGGCGCTGGGATACTTTCAATATCTGTTCTTCTATTGGATGCAGTACTACTTCAAAGAGGTGCTGCACTACGACTCGCAAGAGAGCCGTCTCTACGCCACGATTCCGAACCTGGCGATGGCCGCGGCGATGTTCGTTGGAGGCGGACTGTCGGATCGGCTCTTGCCGCGCTTCGGGGTGCGCGTGTCGCGCGCCGCGGTGCCTGGCATGGGGCTGCTGGCGAGCGCCCTCCTGCTACTGTTGGGCACCGCGGCCGAGAGCTCGTTCTGGATCGTCACGTTCTTCGCCCTGGCGATGGGGGCAGCCGGACTGGGCGAAGGGGTTTTTTGGACCACGGCCATCGAACTCGGCGGCCGACGCGGCGGGACTTCGGCCGCCATCTTCAACACGGGAGGCAACGTCGGCGGATTGCTGGCGCCGGTGGTGACGCCGTGGTTCGCCTCGTACTTCGGTTGGCAGTGGGGACTGGCGCTGGCGAGTGCGATTTGTCTGATCGGCGCCACGCTGTGGATTTGGATCGATCCGCGGGAGCGCGGTTAGTTCTGCTCGGCGGCTCGGCGCTGGTTTTCGAGCATCTCTTCCATCGCAGCGGTGGCGCGGGCTTCGCCATCTTCCTGCCCCTGCTGCATGTACGCCTGCATTTCGCGGGCATTGGTGAGGGCCTTTTCGGCCGCGGCACAGACCTCGTCGAAGCGGGCCTTCACATGCGGGCGAATCGCCCACTGAGTGAGCTGCTTGTATTCGAGAATCCTGGTGTTCAGGATCGACTGCTCGGTGTCGTAGTTCAAACTGCCCGACTGCGCCTGACCATAATAGCTGTGCGAGCTGCTATCGATCGAATCGAGAATCCGCTCCGCGGCAGCCGTGTTCTTGTTGTAGATGGAGTTCAAGCCCACGTAGAGCACGACGAGCAACACGACCAATCCGGCACCGGCGATGAGCAGCTTCTTGAGCATGGCGATTTTCTCCTTGGTTGCAGATAGGATGCGTTTTGCCGGACAAAAGTTCCACCGACTGCCCGACTCGTTTCGACAATAATCCCGTCGCTCGACTCACCTCGTGCTACGACTCGGCACGCTTCCGCTTGGGCTTCCTGTTTTGCCGCGGCTCTTCGAGCTGTGCCACTCGCCCGCGCAGGTCCATGAGGAAGGCTCGCACGCGCAGCTTGATGTCGCGCTCTTTGGCCCAGGCGAGGATTTCTCGACGGAGTTGGTTGGCATATTTGCGATGACAGGCGAATTCTGCTTTCTCCTGCCCCTCGTCGAAGTCGCCGGCCTCTTGCAGGAAATCGCGATAGGCGCCGCAGTCGCGATGCTCGAGGATGTAGACGTCGTGGATGTGGTGCAGCTTGTAGGCTTTGTCGAGATGATCGAAGAAGGTGCATTTCCAGTGCTCATACTCGGGCAGGTTCGCGCCAAGCGCCCCCAGCGCCGCCCCCGCCATGATGACGTGGTCATAGCGGTTCACGAGCCCGTCGTGGTCCATGAAGGCCACGATCTCGTCGAGTAGCCGCAGGTCCATGCAGGTGAGCAGCAGCACCGGCCCACGCGCGGGGGGGTAAGAAGAATCGTGGGGCGGATGACGATGTCCTGGTGGCATGTTGAGTGGCCCCTGTTTCGTGGATCGTGCTAGAAGAGGGCATGTTATTGCTCGTGTACTCGAGATCGGCCTCGGCCCGTTCGAGGTAGGAGAGAAAGACAATCCAGAGGCCATCGGCCAGCGGCACCTCGCTCAGATAGCGATCGGCCTCTTGCCGGCTCATTTTCATGAGGTGCAGGTGCGTGTTGCCCGCTATATACCAACTCTTGAGCGCATCATGAAAGCTGGTTAGCGGAATTTCGAGCGTGGCTTCCGTCTTACCGGTCAGATCAAGGTGCTGGTGCGCCGCGCGTTCCGTCTCCAGCCCCGAGAACGCGTCGACCGAGATCTCCTTCGCCGGCACCGTGAGCACGGTTGGTCCCGCAAGCACCCACCAGTTGTGAATCGGCCCGATCTGTTCGATGCCCTGGCCGCGGTTCAACAGGTTCGGTAGCTCGACGAGTTTGTCGTCGTGATCGAGGACCTGCACGACGCCGGGCAGCGGCTCCCCCGATTTCGCGTCGATGAGCGAAAGCTTGAGCTGGCACGTCGGGCCGTCAGCCGTGCGCCGCGCGATGGTGTGCGTCGTAGAGGTCGGCTTGGGAGGCGGGTCGTGGGCATACAGCAACGTCGAAGAGTGCCACGCGCAGAACACCGCGGTTACCAATGTTCGCATTGCCTAAGGTCGTCGCATGGCACCAACTCGTCGTGTAACTTCGAGGCGATCTGCGGCCAGTTTACGCTCACTTGAGCGTCACTGCTATTTCGCCGCCACTCCAGGATCCCGATTCAACAGCAAGTGCGGTGCCCCAAATCCACTGAGCCGGGTAAGATATCGAGCGAAGAAGGGCTCATCTTGCAGCAAGGCAGCTTTCGGAGCGCACTCGATGATTCTGGCCGGTGATATCGGTGGCACGAAGACCAACCTGGGCTACTTTCGTGCCGAGGGAAAAAAACTCACTTCCGTCGTCGAGCAGAAGTATCCCAGCCGCGATCACGCCGGACTGGCCGAAATCGTGCTCGACTTCCTCAAGAACCACTGCCCCGGCGAAGAGGTGATAGTGGGCTGCTTCGGCATCGCCGGGCCCGTGCGCAACGGCCGTTGCGAGGCGACGAACCTCCCCTGGATCATCGATGCCAAGGAACTGGCGGCCAAGGCCAAACTGCCCACGGCGATCCTGATTAACGATCTCGAGGCGAACGCCTACGGCATCGCCTGTCTCGACGAGACGCAGCTTGCCACGCTCCATGCGGGCGCGCCCAACGCAAGCGGCAATGCGGCCATCATCGCGGCGGGCACGGGTTTGGGCGAGGCGGGGCTCTATTGGGATACGCACACGCATCGCCCCTTCGCTTGTGAAGGGGGCCACGGCGACTTCGCCCCGCTCAACGAATTGCAAGCCGAGCTATGGCACTACCTGCGCGGGCGCTGGGAACACGTCGCTTACGAACGTGTCCTCTCGGGGCCGGGCCTGGTAAACTTGTACGAGTTCCTCCGCGACACGAAGCGCGGCGAAGAACCCGCCTGGCTGGCGGAAGAATTGAAGGCCGGTGATCCGGCCGCCGCCATTTCAATCGCGGCGATGGCGGGCAAGTCGCCGCTGGCCGAGGCGGCACTCGATCTCTTCGTGCAAATCTACGGCGCCGAGGCGGGCAATCTCGCCCTCAAGATCATGTCGACCGGCGGGCTGTACATCGGAGGGGGGATCGCGCCGAAGATCCTCGACAAGCTCCGGTCGGGCTCGTTCGTCGAGAGCTTTCTGGCCAAGGGACGCATGCGCGATCTGCTCGCCGCGATGCCCGTGCAGGTGATCCTCGAGCCGAAGACGGCGCTTCTCGGTGCGGCACGCTGCGGGGCACTAGCGGCGCAGTTAATCTAGGCAGCGCGGTCGCTCGCGGAATCGCGCTGAAGCGTGAATTTTAAAGTTGTGCTGATCGAACAGCACCAAGAAACACGCCGCGGATAAGTAGTCGGGTAGCACCGATCACCTTGCGGAAAAAGCTCTCCCTTGGAAGCGAACCCGAGTCGCCAGATGGTCGGTGTCGCGCAGCGACCAGAGGAACTGCACGACGTGTGCGCCGCGAACGAGGGAGAGAAATGGACGGGCCCTCATCCTCTTGTCGCTGCGCGACACGGACGATTTTCCGACTCCGATTCATCCCGTTCCGCAGGCCACTCTGGAAAATCATCCGTGCCACCCGATCCATGCGCAACTTCAAAACTCACGTTTCGGGTTAAGTTCTGTCAGCCTCGTGGCGCCCGACCTACGCGCGGTGTTGCATTGCTTGCTTTTCTTCGGCGGCGCTCAGACGCAGATAGAGCGGCACGAGTTGGATGGGATCGTCGCGCTGGCCGGCGAGATACTTCTGCCACGCCACACGCGCCACGGCTGCGGCCGTCGGTGCGCGGTGGGCCGAATCGATCGGTGCCACGCCGGGCGGTAGTGGTGAGCCGAGCTTGTCGAGCAGCGGTCCGGTGACGGTGTCGCCGGGCTGCAGCGCCGCCAGCCATGCGGCCATGTCGACGATGTGCGACGGCACGACGGTCGTCGATGCCGCCGCGATACCCCGCGAGAACTGAGCCGCGAAGGCCTGGCTCCGTCCTGCGTCGAGAATGACGTGCAGTCGCCGATACTCGCCCGGTGCCTGCGAGGCGATGACTTCGAGCGTATCGACGGCCACGAGTTCGGCCCCCACCGCGTAGGCGAACGTCTTGGCCGTCGTCACGCCAATGCGCAGACCGGTGAAGGAGCCCGGCCCCGCCGTGACGGCGACCAATTGCACGTCGCGAGGCTGCCAGCCTTGCGCCGTCAACAGGTCGCGGAGCGCCGGGGCCAGCGACTGGGCACTGCGCTGTTTGCTCGTCAATTCCTGTGCGGCCAGAATGTGCTCGCCGTCGAAGGCGGCCACGCTGCCACGCAGTCCACTCGTTTCCAGGGCAATGCCACGCACGCGTTCTTGTCCCCCTCGTTGTCGATGCCCTGTGTTCCGGCCTGCCAGACCCCTGGTGGCGACGCGATGTCGTTCGACCGTCAGTCGTTGCGAGCGACGAACTCGAAATCACCTAGGACCAGCTTCGCCAACTGCTGGGCGAGTCTGGCTGGCACAGGCGTCGGGCGCACGTTGATCAGCACGACCACAGCCAGTTTTTCGTCGGGACAACGCAGAAACTGCGTGGTGGCGCCGGTGGCCCCTCCGGAGTGCCCCACCCAGCGGCGGCCTTGATCGTCGCGACGAATCTGCCAGCCCAGTCCATACATGCTCTCGCTGCCGTCGGCGAGTTTGGTCGGCGCGTACATCGCTTCCATCGTCTCGGGCTCGAGCAGCTTGCCCTCGCGCAGCGCGATATCGAAACGAGCCAGGTCTTCGGCCGAGGAAATCAAACCGCCCCCTGCCCATTTGATGCTCAGGTCGACGTAGGGCACGTTGCGCAAGGTATCGCCGGTAGCTCGTTCGTAATGGCGTGCGCGATGCGGGACGATCTCTTCCGCCCGTTCGCAGAATGTGGCCGTCATGCCGGCCGGCTCAAAAATGTGCTCCTGCAGGTAAGCATCGTAG
Coding sequences within:
- a CDS encoding sigma-70 family RNA polymerase sigma factor, coding for MSKPNQVAPGRRSFADETDEALIVRYRDTGDRAAFDELVHRYERELYSYLRRYLDDAEMAEDVFQSTFLQLHLKCDKYETDRKFRPWLYTIATNQAIDAQRRNKRHRMVSLDRRNGQGKDDDVGALLELLVGGEPGPVAQLEGAERRNWVRQTIATLPEPLRAAITLIYYQGMKYREAAEVLAVPVGTVKSRLHTAILKLNEAWHNTQPSGEFHP
- the tsaB gene encoding tRNA (adenosine(37)-N6)-threonylcarbamoyltransferase complex dimerization subunit type 1 TsaB produces the protein MRGIALETSGLRGSVAAFDGEHILAAQELTSKQRSAQSLAPALRDLLTAQGWQPRDVQLVAVTAGPGSFTGLRIGVTTAKTFAYAVGAELVAVDTLEVIASQAPGEYRRLHVILDAGRSQAFAAQFSRGIAAASTTVVPSHIVDMAAWLAALQPGDTVTGPLLDKLGSPLPPGVAPIDSAHRAPTAAAVARVAWQKYLAGQRDDPIQLVPLYLRLSAAEEKQAMQHRA
- the lepB gene encoding signal peptidase I; this encodes MLRRASEHSIHAHQPARDPRWFLCALRWCEHVLATFGGIVLVSWLSFDYSAIVSPSMSPTLEGTSLDDGDRVLTEKLSGWFCTPRRWEVITFRDKSGERRMKRVVGLPGESVQMLADRELLIDGQRVEVPPVIDQKYLRYGKPVPCGDGYYVLGDDLKDSEDSRFNGPVPAERIIGRAWLIVWPKERAGWVR
- the glk gene encoding glucokinase translates to MILAGDIGGTKTNLGYFRAEGKKLTSVVEQKYPSRDHAGLAEIVLDFLKNHCPGEEVIVGCFGIAGPVRNGRCEATNLPWIIDAKELAAKAKLPTAILINDLEANAYGIACLDETQLATLHAGAPNASGNAAIIAAGTGLGEAGLYWDTHTHRPFACEGGHGDFAPLNELQAELWHYLRGRWEHVAYERVLSGPGLVNLYEFLRDTKRGEEPAWLAEELKAGDPAAAISIAAMAGKSPLAEAALDLFVQIYGAEAGNLALKIMSTGGLYIGGGIAPKILDKLRSGSFVESFLAKGRMRDLLAAMPVQVILEPKTALLGAARCGALAAQLI
- a CDS encoding MFS transporter, producing the protein MLVALSRPRVLIVALLMAFTFSGHFNRVSMSVAGTERLMDEYRLSETQMGSVYSAYLVLYTLAMIPGGWLIDRIGAKRALGGMAVASALLIVLTGSIGWLSLGAMVLPVLWVVRGTMGLVSAPLHPGCARAVSLWMPPESRATANGLVTAAALVGIAATYYVFGSMMDVLDWPAAFVVCGVLTGVLGVVWLMVASDGPSAREEAPSVDTLSAAAQTIAVPPLEPSPAWYALLRNRSLLLLTGSYAALGYFQYLFFYWMQYYFKEVLHYDSQESRLYATIPNLAMAAAMFVGGGLSDRLLPRFGVRVSRAAVPGMGLLASALLLLLGTAAESSFWIVTFFALAMGAAGLGEGVFWTTAIELGGRRGGTSAAIFNTGGNVGGLLAPVVTPWFASYFGWQWGLALASAICLIGATLWIWIDPRERG
- a CDS encoding permease, yielding MLDNTAALLLMVGLLGGAFGFPESFALRYMIPGTALGVLVGDLLFTWMAFRLARRSGRNDITAMPLGIDTPSTFGMVFFVLGPAYLAGKATGLAEQDAAIYAWRIGMCAIITSGVFKLACSLAAHWMRQVVPRAGLLGSLAAIALVLISFLPLLEVARVPVVGFLSLALILATLVSRLSLPGRIPGALGAVLVGTTVYYLMTWTGTLGAASIDQTIQTQIGFVLPLPTLEWWEVFRDSLVYLPIVIPFALATVVGGIDCTESAAAVGDEYNTGHVVAVEAVATLVAGLCGGVIQTTPYIGHPAYKAMGGRAAYTLATALFIGGAGIFGYFAYLYLFIPKAAILPILVFIGLEISSQSFHATPTRHYPAVVFGCVPALAYLVMIYADRLLGILAQSGTTLDTLEAGLASELQTMRMLSAGFIVTSLLWASTLVAMIDRRLKQAAAYLAVAAVASLFGVIHSPLPGGSMVLPWALPELPKAAAGQTPFYLAAAYALTAAMLFGWGMWRPEDANGNGDSADEGHHHAPRAESSA